From Gimesia panareensis, the proteins below share one genomic window:
- a CDS encoding alpha/beta hydrolase has product MKRFTSLLVLILISSSVVPGQEPETLPPLKDGSAPQNFEEMWAGFDPRQEPLEVEVLKEWEEDGVMLRVVRFRMGVFKGQTARLAGIFGFPKSAAGSKKTLPGLVQIHGGGQYADYQACLMNARRGYATVSIAWAGRINAPDYRVTPVEVKLFWEGKTDDPNYKVTTDWGALDGYHAPGKHPGNVFPSARPADWTLDQVESPRNSGWFLCALAARRALTFLEQQPMVDPDRLGVYGHSMGGKLTVLTAPDPRVKAAAPSCGGISDRYNQSPLFRATLGDDVSLKQISCPIIFLSPANDFHGRLGNLPAAVSEIKSSEWRVTCSPHHNHQDTPDFEVATMLWLDQHLKKSFSFPKTPTTTLTLKTSDGVPRFQVQPDRSRPVLAVDIYYTQQGKQDERPEDRLQTMHRFWHHAPATEGDGTWTATLPLGNINQPLWVYANVRYSLDEPVSGAGYYYRPYTTKSFNVSSLVTQVAPDRMRDAGARATLEPTLLIEDFQDDWHKEWFNYRPDEWTLITHKLNDATWTAPKQAQLALEVRAAEANLLVFVIDGYAAEVELKGGGDWESIVLKADDFQSWNGDELPGWEGIRQLKITHAERLQPTRRGKGQPRIIGKNWRGPAPEFRNLHWQRKP; this is encoded by the coding sequence ATGAAACGGTTCACATCCCTGCTGGTTCTAATTCTGATCTCGTCTTCCGTGGTGCCAGGTCAGGAGCCCGAAACACTCCCCCCCTTGAAAGACGGATCAGCACCACAAAACTTTGAGGAAATGTGGGCCGGCTTTGATCCACGTCAGGAACCTCTCGAAGTGGAAGTTCTCAAAGAGTGGGAAGAAGACGGCGTGATGCTACGCGTGGTACGATTCCGGATGGGCGTCTTCAAAGGTCAGACCGCCCGACTGGCGGGGATTTTTGGATTTCCCAAAAGCGCCGCCGGAAGTAAGAAAACATTACCCGGACTGGTACAGATTCACGGTGGAGGACAATACGCTGACTACCAGGCGTGTCTCATGAACGCCAGGCGAGGATACGCCACAGTCTCCATTGCCTGGGCAGGACGGATCAATGCCCCCGACTACCGGGTGACTCCGGTTGAAGTAAAACTGTTCTGGGAAGGCAAGACTGACGATCCAAACTATAAGGTGACCACAGACTGGGGCGCTCTCGACGGTTATCATGCGCCAGGGAAACATCCCGGCAACGTCTTTCCCAGCGCCAGGCCCGCCGACTGGACGCTGGACCAGGTCGAGTCGCCGCGCAATAGTGGCTGGTTTCTATGTGCACTCGCCGCACGTCGCGCACTGACATTTCTGGAACAACAGCCGATGGTCGACCCGGATCGACTGGGCGTATATGGACATTCCATGGGTGGCAAACTCACCGTCCTGACAGCACCCGACCCGCGCGTGAAAGCTGCAGCTCCCTCCTGTGGCGGTATCAGCGATCGTTACAATCAAAGCCCGCTCTTTCGGGCGACCCTGGGTGATGATGTCAGCCTGAAACAGATCTCCTGTCCGATCATCTTCCTCAGCCCCGCAAACGACTTTCACGGGCGTCTGGGCAACCTGCCTGCTGCGGTCAGCGAAATCAAAAGTAGCGAATGGCGTGTCACCTGTTCGCCACACCACAATCACCAGGACACGCCCGATTTTGAAGTCGCGACAATGCTCTGGCTGGACCAGCATTTGAAAAAATCATTTTCGTTTCCGAAGACACCGACAACAACACTGACACTCAAAACCAGCGATGGCGTACCCCGGTTCCAGGTGCAACCAGATCGATCCCGGCCCGTTCTCGCGGTCGATATCTATTATACTCAACAGGGGAAACAGGACGAGCGTCCCGAAGACCGGCTGCAGACCATGCATCGCTTCTGGCATCATGCGCCAGCTACTGAAGGCGATGGGACCTGGACGGCAACACTCCCCCTGGGCAATATCAACCAGCCGCTCTGGGTCTACGCCAACGTGCGGTATTCTCTCGATGAACCTGTTTCCGGAGCGGGCTATTACTACCGGCCCTACACCACAAAATCATTCAACGTCTCGTCGCTGGTCACACAGGTCGCCCCCGACCGAATGCGTGATGCCGGTGCCCGGGCGACTCTTGAACCGACACTCCTGATCGAAGACTTTCAAGACGATTGGCACAAGGAATGGTTTAACTATCGACCTGACGAATGGACGCTGATCACACATAAACTCAATGACGCTACCTGGACAGCGCCAAAGCAGGCACAGCTTGCGTTGGAAGTGCGCGCTGCGGAAGCCAATCTGCTGGTGTTCGTCATTGACGGATACGCCGCTGAGGTCGAACTCAAAGGGGGCGGCGACTGGGAGAGCATTGTTCTGAAAGCAGATGATTTTCAAAGCTGGAACGGCGATGAATTACCAGGCTGGGAAGGCATTCGACAGCTGAAAATCACTCACGCCGAGAGACTGCAGCCAACACGCAGAGGTAAAGGACAGCCAAGAATCATCGGTAAGAACTGGCGCGGCCCTGCACCGGAGTTTCGTAATCTGCACTGGCAGAGAAAGCCATAA
- a CDS encoding SGNH/GDSL hydrolase family protein — MTRLAQTIRLLSALLSILFLTSVCPAQDRKDSQQSSKKNSDLPHVLIIGDSISIGYTKPTIELLKGVADVERVKANCGDTQRGLKNLKRWLGKTDWDVIHFNWGLHDLCYRHPDSKTQGHRDKVNGTISVPLDEYEKNLEALVKQLEKTGATLIWATTTPVPEGEAGRVVGDDLKYNEVATKIMKQHGIKIDDLHQLALSFDASLWAGPGNVHFKPAGSAKLAKQVASEIKAALPAKKTDKN; from the coding sequence ATGACACGACTGGCGCAAACTATCAGACTTCTCTCAGCACTCCTCTCGATCCTGTTTTTGACATCGGTCTGCCCCGCGCAAGACAGGAAAGATTCACAGCAGAGCTCGAAAAAGAACTCCGACCTGCCCCACGTCCTGATCATTGGCGACTCGATTTCGATCGGATACACCAAACCCACCATCGAACTGCTCAAAGGGGTGGCCGACGTGGAGCGCGTCAAAGCCAATTGCGGCGATACGCAGCGGGGACTCAAAAACCTCAAACGCTGGCTGGGGAAAACCGACTGGGACGTGATCCATTTCAACTGGGGACTGCACGATCTCTGCTACCGGCACCCGGATTCCAAAACCCAGGGACACCGCGACAAAGTCAACGGCACCATCTCCGTTCCCCTGGACGAGTACGAGAAAAATCTGGAAGCACTGGTGAAGCAACTCGAAAAAACAGGCGCCACACTGATCTGGGCCACCACCACTCCGGTTCCCGAAGGGGAAGCGGGCCGCGTTGTGGGCGATGACCTGAAATACAACGAGGTCGCCACAAAGATCATGAAACAGCACGGCATCAAAATCGACGATCTGCACCAGCTCGCTTTAAGCTTCGACGCGTCCCTCTGGGCCGGCCCGGGCAACGTCCACTTCAAACCCGCCGGATCTGCGAAACTGGCAAAACAGGTGGCCAGCGAAATCAAAGCCGCACTGCCGGCAAAAAAGACAGACAAAAACTGA
- a CDS encoding Gfo/Idh/MocA family protein — protein sequence MTEPTESNVSRREFIKTSATTGAAASLLAATAQTRAAGANGRLRIGVIGAGNRGFNTITKKLVKLRGLGRNIDLVSVADVYSVHRQRFVDYIKEQTGVTPTTHIDHHDLLADKDIDAVVIATPDHWHARITLDALAAGKHVYCEKPMTHTVEEGAEVVAAWKASDRVMQVGVQSTSAPVWDMAREKIDAGLLGKVVQFQTECARNGKFGMSRHNLITKEMTPQTVDFRRFLGVDEGFHPDVPFDREIFGQWRCYWAFGYGMFSDLFVHRVTGMLKATGLRKPGRVVGGGGIFFEYDDREVTDVASIIADFHEGVQGLVSSTMVSEERKLDHIIRGHNGLLLFDKSCSGNSGKCSFEFVPERPQVTLNSKLKPETFHVQTELDIVSTHCANWLDAIRSGKPTSVNNDPELGAAAVMLVNLAVRSYREGKVFHVDREGQVGEGNSSWADGWEKLSKAEAKPRHVPGWHAGDTGSVMYPPEYQKLAGPWIDGKPPEA from the coding sequence ATGACGGAACCAACGGAATCAAACGTATCACGACGCGAGTTCATCAAGACCAGCGCCACGACCGGTGCCGCAGCGAGCCTGCTGGCCGCAACTGCACAGACACGCGCAGCCGGTGCGAACGGACGATTACGGATCGGCGTGATCGGGGCAGGGAATCGCGGCTTCAATACCATCACGAAAAAACTCGTCAAACTCCGCGGGCTGGGTCGCAACATCGACCTCGTTTCCGTCGCCGATGTCTACTCGGTGCATCGTCAGCGCTTTGTCGACTACATCAAGGAACAGACCGGCGTCACACCGACCACGCACATCGACCATCACGATCTGCTGGCCGACAAGGACATCGACGCGGTCGTCATCGCCACCCCCGATCACTGGCACGCCCGGATCACGCTGGATGCGCTCGCCGCAGGCAAACACGTTTATTGCGAAAAGCCGATGACGCACACGGTCGAAGAAGGCGCGGAAGTCGTAGCTGCCTGGAAAGCCAGCGACCGCGTGATGCAGGTCGGCGTGCAATCGACCAGTGCACCTGTCTGGGACATGGCCCGCGAGAAAATCGACGCTGGCCTGCTGGGCAAAGTCGTGCAGTTCCAGACCGAGTGTGCCCGCAACGGCAAGTTCGGTATGTCGCGGCACAACCTGATCACCAAAGAAATGACGCCGCAGACGGTCGACTTCCGTCGCTTCCTCGGCGTGGATGAGGGCTTTCATCCCGACGTGCCCTTCGACCGTGAGATCTTCGGACAATGGCGTTGTTACTGGGCCTTCGGGTACGGCATGTTCTCCGACCTGTTCGTGCACCGTGTGACCGGCATGTTGAAAGCCACGGGACTCCGCAAGCCCGGTCGCGTGGTCGGTGGCGGCGGGATCTTTTTTGAATACGACGATCGCGAAGTCACCGACGTCGCCTCGATCATCGCCGACTTCCACGAAGGCGTGCAGGGGCTGGTCAGCAGCACCATGGTCAGCGAAGAACGCAAGCTGGATCACATCATCCGCGGCCACAACGGACTGCTGCTGTTCGACAAGAGCTGTTCAGGAAACAGCGGCAAGTGTTCGTTCGAATTTGTCCCCGAACGACCGCAGGTCACGCTCAACAGCAAACTCAAACCCGAGACATTCCACGTACAAACCGAGCTCGACATCGTGTCGACGCACTGCGCGAACTGGCTCGACGCCATCCGCTCGGGCAAACCCACCTCCGTCAATAACGATCCGGAACTGGGCGCAGCCGCGGTGATGCTCGTCAACCTGGCCGTACGCAGCTACCGCGAAGGCAAGGTGTTCCACGTCGATCGCGAAGGACAGGTCGGCGAAGGCAACAGCAGCTGGGCGGACGGCTGGGAGAAACTCTCCAAGGCAGAAGCCAAACCCCGCCATGTGCCCGGCTGGCATGCAGGAGACACGGGCAGCGTCATGTACCCACCCGAATATCAGAAGCTCGCCGGCCCCTGGATCGATGGCAAGCCGCCCGAAGCGTAA